From Deferrisoma camini S3R1, the proteins below share one genomic window:
- a CDS encoding DUF7146 domain-containing protein, with amino-acid sequence MVSLKRNAPGGNPGRHGTGTGAGRIPEAYSTVRLASTRIGKGSRLDAVRVREAARGLWLEILPVLAPELADAVEHWPRHGPCPRCGGKDRFRLFNDADETGGALCNQESTFPDGFAVLRWLKGWTFPEALEAVAGALGLAHVTPPPGRAPTPTTTVPRPNRNGRRLAFLRRTWAEAPPLADVSAAVAYLEARGVLPAELTPIRELRAHPDLVFKDREGHTHGRWPALVAMVRSPQGRPVGLHCTWIDPARPGKKAPVMPPRKLYAVHAGATRGGAVRLFAAADGLAVAEGIETALAVHVLTGCPVWAALSAGGIERLVVPPTVRDVIVCADHDRHGVGQRAAERLAGRLVSQGRVVRVAVPPEPGTDWCDVAAREARGEVAP; translated from the coding sequence ATGGTGTCCCTCAAGAGGAACGCCCCGGGGGGCAACCCGGGGCGCCATGGGACCGGTACGGGAGCCGGTCGGATACCGGAAGCATATTCCACCGTTCGTCTTGCTTCAACCCGCATTGGAAAGGGCTCCCGCCTCGATGCCGTCCGGGTTCGGGAAGCCGCCCGCGGCCTGTGGCTTGAGATTCTGCCCGTCCTGGCCCCGGAACTCGCCGACGCCGTGGAGCACTGGCCCCGGCACGGACCGTGCCCACGGTGCGGGGGGAAGGACCGGTTCCGCTTGTTCAACGACGCGGACGAAACCGGAGGTGCGCTCTGCAACCAGGAGAGCACGTTCCCAGACGGGTTCGCAGTGCTCCGGTGGCTCAAGGGCTGGACCTTCCCCGAAGCCCTGGAGGCCGTGGCCGGGGCGCTTGGGCTGGCCCACGTCACGCCGCCCCCGGGCCGTGCACCTACCCCGACCACCACGGTCCCCCGGCCAAACCGCAACGGCCGGCGACTGGCCTTCCTGCGCCGCACCTGGGCCGAGGCCCCGCCCCTGGCCGACGTGTCGGCCGCTGTGGCGTACCTGGAGGCCCGGGGGGTGCTGCCTGCCGAGTTGACCCCCATTCGAGAACTGCGTGCCCATCCTGACCTCGTGTTCAAGGACCGGGAGGGCCATACCCACGGCCGCTGGCCCGCGCTGGTCGCCATGGTGAGGAGCCCCCAGGGGCGGCCGGTGGGACTCCACTGCACCTGGATCGACCCCGCCCGCCCGGGGAAGAAAGCGCCTGTGATGCCACCCCGGAAGCTGTACGCGGTGCACGCCGGGGCGACCCGGGGCGGGGCTGTGCGCCTGTTCGCCGCGGCCGACGGGCTTGCCGTGGCCGAGGGGATCGAAACGGCCCTGGCCGTGCACGTGCTGACGGGCTGCCCGGTATGGGCCGCGCTCTCGGCTGGTGGGATCGAGCGCCTGGTGGTGCCGCCTACGGTCCGGGATGTGATCGTGTGCGCCGACCACGACCGGCACGGGGTGGGGCAGCGGGCGGCCGAGCGCCTGGCCGGCAGGCTTGTCTCCCAGGGGCGGGTGGTCCGAGTGGCTGTGCCGCCAGAGCCGGGGACCGACTGGTGTGACGTGGCCGCACGGGAGGCCCGGGGGGAGGTGGCACCATGA
- a CDS encoding YfjI family protein has product MSASEAARSILEAPVRALPDPEPLPPELPPVPALEPVMLPEGLRPWLEDSAERTQIPLDFLGAGALVVLGATVGRTLAIRPKARDDWTVVPNLWGAVIGRPGLLKSPALAEVMRPLHRLEAQEAEEHAKALHRFEATVMVADESKKAARERIRKAARQGDLAAAEALALDAVSDLPEPPVRRRFVTSDPTVEKLGELLASNPRGVLIFRDELVGFLRSLDREGREGARAFFLEAWNGTGRFTFDRIGRGTVEIEAACVSILGGIQPGPLSQYLRATLAGGAGDDGLLQRFQVTVWPDPPKSWRNVDRLPDSRARDAAFGLFERLAHLDPAQVEAEPGEPPFLRFDATAQEVFDAWRAELERRLRVGTEADAFEAHLAKYRSLVPSLALLLHLADGNTGPVGEVAVVGAVAWADYLEAHARRLYGVALDPALAAARELDRRIRRGDLPDVFTAREVYRKCWRLLDVDGTRAALDYLVDLGRVFEEPVDTGGRPSVRYRAHPALVGGGR; this is encoded by the coding sequence ATGAGTGCGTCCGAAGCGGCCCGGAGCATCCTGGAGGCCCCCGTTCGGGCCTTGCCCGACCCAGAGCCTCTTCCACCCGAGCTGCCGCCGGTGCCCGCCCTGGAGCCGGTGATGCTCCCGGAGGGGCTGCGCCCCTGGCTCGAAGATAGCGCCGAGCGCACCCAGATTCCCCTCGACTTCTTGGGAGCTGGCGCGCTGGTGGTACTCGGAGCGACCGTAGGCCGAACTCTGGCGATCCGGCCGAAGGCCAGGGACGACTGGACCGTGGTTCCCAACCTGTGGGGGGCGGTGATCGGCCGCCCCGGGCTTCTCAAGAGCCCGGCCCTGGCCGAGGTGATGCGACCTCTTCATCGCTTGGAAGCCCAGGAGGCCGAGGAACACGCCAAGGCTCTGCACCGGTTCGAGGCGACGGTGATGGTGGCCGATGAGTCGAAGAAGGCCGCCCGGGAGAGGATCCGCAAGGCGGCGCGCCAGGGCGACCTTGCCGCGGCCGAGGCCCTGGCCCTCGATGCCGTCTCCGACCTGCCCGAACCTCCTGTCCGCCGACGCTTCGTCACCTCCGACCCAACGGTGGAGAAGCTGGGGGAACTCCTGGCATCGAATCCCCGGGGCGTCCTGATCTTCCGCGACGAACTCGTTGGTTTCCTCCGGAGCCTCGACCGGGAAGGCCGGGAGGGGGCGCGGGCGTTCTTCCTTGAGGCTTGGAACGGAACCGGCCGGTTCACGTTCGACCGGATCGGCCGGGGAACAGTGGAGATCGAAGCCGCATGCGTCTCGATTCTGGGGGGGATCCAACCGGGGCCGCTCTCGCAGTACCTCAGGGCGACCCTGGCAGGCGGCGCGGGGGACGACGGGCTGTTGCAGCGGTTCCAGGTGACCGTCTGGCCGGACCCACCGAAGAGCTGGCGAAACGTAGACCGGCTCCCCGACTCGCGGGCGAGGGACGCAGCCTTCGGCCTGTTCGAGCGCCTGGCGCACCTCGACCCGGCCCAGGTGGAAGCCGAGCCTGGCGAGCCTCCGTTCCTCCGGTTCGACGCTACCGCGCAAGAGGTGTTCGACGCCTGGCGAGCCGAGCTGGAACGCCGACTCCGAGTCGGGACCGAGGCGGACGCCTTCGAGGCGCACCTGGCGAAGTACCGTAGCCTTGTGCCGAGCCTGGCCCTATTGCTTCACCTGGCGGACGGGAACACAGGGCCGGTGGGGGAGGTGGCCGTGGTGGGGGCGGTAGCGTGGGCCGACTACCTGGAAGCCCACGCCCGGCGGCTGTACGGCGTTGCCCTCGATCCGGCTCTTGCCGCGGCCCGGGAACTCGACCGCAGGATCCGCAGGGGAGACCTGCCCGACGTGTTCACGGCGCGGGAGGTGTACAGGAAGTGCTGGCGGCTTCTCGACGTCGATGGAACCCGCGCGGCCCTGGACTACCTCGTGGATCTGGGTCGGGTATTCGAGGAACCGGTGGATACCGGAGGCCGCCCGAGCGTTCGATACCGAGCCCATCCGGCTCTCGTGGGGGGTGGCCGATGA
- a CDS encoding PaaI family thioesterase, producing the protein MNLTWQDNCFVCGQDNPEGLRLAFRFDEEARSIETVWTPRPVHIGYEGIVHGGLVATLLDEALGKLTTLLGTPAVTAELTVRYHKPVPVGRPLRVEGRITRDRGRLLQGEARALLEDGTEAATATAKLLRTPRS; encoded by the coding sequence ATGAACCTTACCTGGCAGGACAACTGTTTCGTGTGCGGCCAGGACAACCCCGAGGGGTTGCGCCTGGCGTTTCGGTTCGACGAGGAGGCCCGGTCCATCGAGACGGTGTGGACCCCCCGGCCGGTGCACATCGGGTACGAGGGAATCGTCCACGGCGGCCTGGTGGCCACCCTGCTGGACGAGGCCCTGGGCAAGCTCACCACACTGCTGGGCACGCCCGCGGTCACCGCGGAGCTCACCGTGCGCTACCACAAGCCCGTGCCCGTGGGCCGGCCCTTGCGGGTGGAAGGAAGGATCACCCGGGACCGGGGCCGGCTGCTCCAGGGGGAGGCGCGGGCTCTCCTCGAGGACGGCACCGAGGCGGCCACCGCCACCGCCAAGCTTCTGCGCACCCCCCGGAGCTGA
- the rnr gene encoding ribonuclease R yields the protein MPLRPETLVSFLREKASHPVTARELVKRLRVPKASEPEFLALLQSLAETGEVVEIKGGRYAHPSRVGLVVGRLQVHPDGFGFVVAEDPDQPDVFVKPRWLKAAMHGDRVVARIERRPPKGPEGRIIRILQRANPRVIGVVRVRRKAAVVAPLEERLLHEIYVAPDDLGGAADGQIVEVEITAFPTDEAGPEGRVVHVLGHRGDASAEAKAVALKHGIPVAFPPEVLEAAEGVPTKVRAADRRGREDLRELPFVTIDGETAKDFDDALVLEELDRGRVRLRVAIADVSHYVTPGSPLDDEAFARGTSTYFPDRVFPMLPERLSNGICSLNPGVDRLALVADLVFSRGGRRQEARFYPAVIRSRHRLTYTTVARILDDPDCDEAQELADVTSMLLRMGELARAVRARRRERGSIDFDLPEAEIVLDVQGRPEDIVRSRRNEAHFLVEEFMIAANEAVADFLTKRRIPCPYRVHDAPDPEKLAEFRKFVHNFGYTLKGRARVHSKDFQHLLAQVEGKPEERMIHNMMLRTMAKAVYSPDNVGHFGLASERYLHFTSPIRRYPDLIVHRELKKALQKRPASKTWRQKERRYLEEACPHLSTRERAAEAAEREAVQWKKCQFMADKVGSEHWGFVVGVASFGFFVELETYFVDGLVHVSSLEDDFYHFSEETQALIGERTGRTFRIGDRVRVRVDRVSVARRQIDFVLAEKPRP from the coding sequence ATGCCCCTGAGACCCGAAACCCTGGTGTCGTTCCTGCGGGAGAAGGCGTCCCATCCGGTCACGGCCCGCGAGCTCGTCAAGCGGCTGCGCGTCCCCAAGGCGTCGGAGCCGGAGTTCCTGGCCCTGCTCCAGAGCCTCGCGGAGACGGGCGAGGTGGTGGAGATCAAGGGCGGCCGGTACGCCCACCCCTCCCGGGTGGGGCTGGTGGTGGGCCGCCTGCAGGTCCACCCGGACGGGTTCGGCTTCGTGGTGGCCGAGGATCCCGACCAGCCCGACGTGTTCGTCAAGCCCCGGTGGCTGAAGGCCGCCATGCACGGCGACCGGGTGGTGGCCCGAATCGAGCGGCGGCCGCCCAAGGGCCCCGAAGGCCGGATCATCCGGATCCTGCAGCGGGCGAACCCCAGGGTGATCGGGGTCGTCCGGGTGCGGCGCAAGGCGGCCGTGGTGGCGCCCCTGGAGGAACGGCTCCTCCACGAGATCTACGTGGCGCCCGACGACCTCGGCGGCGCGGCCGACGGCCAGATCGTGGAGGTGGAGATCACCGCCTTCCCCACCGACGAGGCCGGCCCCGAGGGCCGGGTCGTCCACGTGCTGGGCCACCGGGGCGACGCCTCGGCCGAGGCCAAGGCCGTCGCCCTGAAGCACGGCATCCCGGTGGCGTTCCCCCCCGAGGTCCTGGAGGCGGCCGAGGGCGTGCCCACCAAGGTGCGGGCGGCGGACCGCCGAGGGCGGGAGGACCTGCGGGAGCTGCCGTTCGTGACCATCGACGGCGAGACCGCCAAGGACTTCGACGACGCCTTGGTCCTGGAGGAGCTGGACCGGGGCCGGGTGCGGCTGCGGGTGGCCATCGCCGACGTGAGCCACTACGTCACCCCGGGCAGCCCCTTGGACGACGAGGCGTTCGCCCGGGGCACCTCCACCTACTTCCCGGACCGGGTGTTCCCCATGCTGCCCGAGCGGCTGTCCAACGGCATCTGCTCCCTGAACCCGGGGGTGGACCGCCTGGCCCTGGTGGCCGACCTGGTGTTCAGCCGGGGGGGCCGCCGCCAGGAGGCCCGGTTCTACCCGGCCGTGATCCGGAGCCGCCACCGCCTCACCTACACCACGGTGGCCCGCATCCTGGACGACCCGGACTGCGACGAGGCCCAGGAGCTGGCCGACGTAACCTCCATGCTCCTGCGGATGGGCGAGCTGGCCCGGGCCGTGCGGGCCCGGCGGCGGGAGCGGGGCAGCATCGACTTCGACCTGCCCGAGGCCGAGATCGTGCTCGACGTGCAGGGCCGGCCCGAGGACATTGTGCGCAGCCGCCGCAACGAGGCCCACTTCCTGGTGGAGGAGTTCATGATCGCCGCCAACGAGGCGGTGGCCGACTTCCTCACCAAGCGCCGGATCCCGTGCCCCTACCGGGTCCACGACGCCCCGGACCCCGAGAAGCTGGCCGAGTTCCGCAAGTTCGTCCACAACTTCGGCTACACCCTGAAGGGCCGCGCCCGGGTGCACTCGAAGGACTTCCAGCACCTGCTCGCCCAGGTGGAGGGGAAGCCCGAGGAGCGCATGATCCACAACATGATGCTCCGCACCATGGCCAAGGCCGTGTACTCGCCCGACAACGTCGGCCACTTCGGGCTGGCCTCGGAGCGGTACCTCCACTTCACCTCGCCGATCCGGCGGTACCCCGACCTCATCGTGCACCGGGAGCTCAAGAAGGCGCTCCAGAAACGCCCCGCCTCCAAGACCTGGCGCCAGAAGGAACGCCGGTATCTGGAGGAGGCCTGCCCCCACCTCTCGACCCGCGAGCGGGCGGCCGAGGCGGCCGAGCGGGAGGCCGTGCAGTGGAAGAAGTGCCAGTTCATGGCCGACAAGGTGGGCAGCGAGCACTGGGGGTTCGTGGTGGGCGTGGCGAGTTTCGGGTTCTTCGTGGAGCTCGAGACCTACTTCGTGGACGGCCTGGTGCATGTCTCCAGCCTGGAGGACGACTTCTACCACTTCTCAGAGGAGACCCAGGCCCTGATCGGTGAGCGCACCGGCCGCACCTTCCGCATCGGCGACCGGGTGCGGGTCCGGGTGGACCGGGTGAGCGTGGCCCGACGCCAGATCGACTTCGTGCTCGCGGAGAAGCCCCGACCGTGA
- a CDS encoding ABC1 kinase family protein — translation MNVLALTRTYRSLGRIREIALVLSKHGFNQLLERAGLGRLLPFSRRIRGRSGVAGDVPAPVEWRLALEDLGPTFVKLGQMLATRPDLVPPAYVEEFRKLQDQVPPFPFQEALRIVTEELGGPAEEVFEHIYPQPVAAASIAQVHRARLKDGTPVVLKVQRPRVDRTISQDLATLFLLAGLVERYIPEARMFRPREIVEEFARTLNRELDFFLEASNIERFRQNFQGFEGVVIPAVQWDLTSRRLLVMEAIEGLPADRADALRDQGLDTSALARTLARAFLKQVFDDGLFHGDLHPGNVMVTPDGKVAFLDFGAVGYLSEEAQEGLGELFLALVSRDYAQMAEGFVRLGSTEDTVDLRAFQRDLKELIEPYFGRPLKDLRVGHLLHESSEIALRHRVRVPPDLMLLARSILTVEGLARTLDPDFVVLDEAVPFARRLLVRRLDPRRQARLAYRTIRDLRELIRSVPGQVTRILQKLLEGKLAVDFVHKGYEPLLHEMDRSSNRLSFAMIVSALIIGSSLIVLAGRGPLLWDFPAFGIFGFLLAGVLGFGLAIAILRSGKL, via the coding sequence GTGAACGTCCTGGCGCTGACCCGCACCTACCGGTCCCTGGGCCGGATCCGGGAGATCGCGCTCGTGCTCTCGAAGCACGGGTTCAACCAGCTCCTCGAGCGGGCCGGGCTGGGGCGGCTGCTGCCGTTCTCCCGGCGGATCCGGGGCCGAAGCGGGGTGGCCGGGGACGTGCCCGCCCCCGTGGAGTGGCGGCTGGCCCTGGAGGACCTGGGCCCCACCTTCGTGAAGCTGGGCCAGATGCTCGCCACCCGACCCGACCTGGTGCCCCCCGCCTACGTGGAGGAGTTCCGCAAGCTCCAGGACCAGGTGCCCCCGTTCCCGTTCCAGGAGGCCCTGCGCATCGTGACCGAGGAGCTGGGAGGCCCGGCGGAGGAGGTGTTCGAGCACATCTACCCCCAGCCCGTGGCCGCGGCCAGCATCGCCCAGGTGCACCGGGCCCGCCTGAAGGACGGCACGCCGGTGGTCCTGAAGGTCCAGAGACCCCGGGTGGACCGGACCATCTCCCAGGACCTGGCGACCCTGTTCCTGCTCGCGGGCCTGGTGGAGCGCTACATCCCCGAGGCTCGCATGTTCCGCCCCCGGGAGATCGTGGAGGAGTTCGCCCGAACCCTGAACCGGGAGCTCGACTTTTTCCTCGAGGCCTCGAACATCGAGCGGTTCCGCCAGAACTTCCAGGGGTTCGAGGGGGTGGTGATCCCCGCGGTGCAGTGGGACCTCACGTCCCGACGGCTTCTGGTCATGGAGGCCATCGAGGGGCTGCCGGCCGACCGGGCCGACGCCCTCCGGGATCAGGGGCTCGACACCTCCGCCCTGGCCCGCACCCTGGCCCGGGCGTTCCTGAAGCAGGTGTTCGACGACGGCCTGTTCCACGGCGACCTGCACCCCGGCAACGTGATGGTCACCCCCGACGGAAAGGTGGCGTTCCTGGACTTCGGGGCCGTGGGGTACCTGTCGGAGGAAGCCCAGGAGGGGCTGGGCGAGCTGTTCCTGGCTCTGGTGAGCCGGGACTACGCCCAGATGGCCGAAGGGTTCGTCCGGCTGGGCAGCACCGAGGACACCGTGGACCTACGGGCGTTCCAGCGGGACCTGAAGGAGCTGATCGAGCCCTACTTCGGCAGGCCGCTCAAGGACCTGCGGGTCGGCCACCTGCTCCACGAGTCCTCGGAGATCGCCCTGCGCCACCGGGTGCGGGTGCCCCCCGACCTGATGCTGCTGGCCCGCTCCATCCTGACCGTGGAGGGCCTGGCCCGCACCCTGGACCCGGACTTCGTGGTGCTCGACGAGGCGGTGCCGTTCGCCCGGCGGCTGCTGGTGCGCCGGCTCGACCCCCGGCGGCAGGCCCGGCTCGCCTACCGCACCATCCGGGATCTGCGCGAGCTGATCCGGTCGGTGCCCGGCCAGGTGACCCGGATCCTCCAGAAGCTCCTGGAGGGCAAACTGGCCGTGGACTTCGTGCACAAGGGCTACGAGCCGCTCCTCCACGAGATGGACCGGTCGTCCAACCGCCTGTCGTTCGCCATGATCGTGTCGGCCCTGATCATCGGGTCGAGCCTCATCGTGCTGGCCGGCCGGGGGCCCCTGCTGTGGGACTTCCCCGCGTTCGGGATCTTCGGGTTCCTCCTGGCGGGGGTCCTGGGCTTCGGGCTGGCCATCGCGATCCTCCGCTCCGGAAAGCTCTGA
- a CDS encoding HD domain-containing protein, whose amino-acid sequence MTQRFTREKEQILTQYILHHELEESQVGELAERLDRALARAEQLHAGQRRKTGEEYIWHPVRTAMEVSRYGRIVDWASVEAALLHDTLEDTDYPYEELRREFPEAADLVAALTKIKDSRVLTYQRLFSYVLQDIRVLLVKLADRLDNLESLGVFRREKQVRIARESAEMYANICRRLCMTDLAERLTEKIGPILYPEAFEAFQAAQEEMRNGWARPMEALRTRLAEAFPGDLQARIEFRWNRFRPDVTPTSENLFTVRIITAGSEDAYRALGRVHTAFRALPGGFSDTLSVPRKNGFRALETRVSYQGRILSFYLAPAAADRFNRLGLLSMDITSPEFNLEYLEELREFLENEDMDIQDFLRFHKPDAIQVTSPRGDVFSLEEGATALDYAFAVHEQLGLRARGARINEEEVPLETQLRPGDRVEILTSDQPVADDRYLAWAHSRKALSSLRRYMRRREAERAAVTGRQWVVETARSRGLSERQAEERAAQRAQELGEIPVQELYRRVCLGEEEIDTVLGPAPGGGRLSLFRRKRSAPTRRVRRYVFDDPHIRFCPVCAPVEGDEIVGVPEEGRLRVHRTVCDRLPKGGGVPLAWDRGSRGDLRDPGIVELEVTLEDGPGVLYGVLSAFRDLGLDIQRIRLPRGNELLTARIQPGSDRTLNRLIRALRRKPAVKDIRVFPVLDPAGDTPPGQGGPG is encoded by the coding sequence GTGACCCAACGCTTCACCCGAGAGAAGGAACAGATCCTCACCCAGTACATCCTCCACCACGAGCTGGAGGAGTCCCAGGTGGGGGAGCTGGCCGAGCGGCTGGACCGGGCCCTGGCCCGGGCCGAGCAGCTCCACGCGGGTCAGCGCCGCAAGACGGGGGAGGAGTACATCTGGCACCCGGTCCGGACGGCCATGGAGGTCAGCCGGTACGGCCGGATCGTGGACTGGGCGTCGGTGGAGGCGGCGCTGCTCCACGACACCCTGGAGGACACCGACTACCCCTACGAGGAGCTACGCCGGGAGTTCCCCGAGGCCGCCGACCTGGTGGCGGCCCTCACCAAGATCAAGGACAGCCGGGTGCTCACGTACCAGCGGCTGTTCAGCTACGTGCTCCAGGACATCCGGGTGCTCCTTGTCAAGCTGGCCGACCGGCTCGACAACCTGGAGAGCCTGGGGGTGTTCCGTCGAGAGAAGCAGGTCCGCATCGCCCGGGAGAGCGCCGAGATGTACGCCAACATCTGCCGGCGTCTGTGCATGACCGACCTGGCCGAGCGGCTCACCGAGAAGATCGGGCCCATCCTCTACCCCGAGGCGTTCGAGGCGTTCCAGGCGGCCCAGGAGGAGATGCGCAACGGCTGGGCCCGTCCCATGGAGGCCCTGCGGACCCGGCTGGCCGAAGCGTTCCCCGGCGACCTGCAGGCCCGGATCGAGTTCCGGTGGAACCGGTTCCGGCCCGACGTGACCCCCACCAGCGAGAACCTGTTCACGGTGCGGATCATCACGGCCGGCTCGGAGGACGCCTACCGGGCCCTGGGCCGGGTGCACACGGCCTTTCGGGCCCTGCCCGGAGGGTTCTCCGACACCCTGAGCGTGCCCCGCAAGAACGGGTTCCGGGCCCTGGAGACCCGGGTGTCGTACCAGGGCCGGATCCTGAGCTTCTACCTCGCCCCGGCCGCGGCCGACCGGTTCAACCGCCTCGGCCTCCTCTCGATGGACATCACCAGCCCCGAGTTCAACCTAGAGTATCTGGAGGAGCTTCGGGAGTTCCTGGAGAACGAGGACATGGACATCCAGGACTTCCTGCGGTTCCACAAACCGGACGCCATCCAGGTCACGAGCCCCCGGGGCGACGTGTTCAGCCTGGAGGAGGGGGCCACCGCCCTGGACTACGCCTTCGCCGTGCACGAGCAACTGGGCCTGCGGGCCCGGGGCGCCCGGATCAACGAGGAGGAGGTCCCCCTGGAGACCCAGCTTCGGCCGGGGGATCGGGTGGAGATCCTCACCTCGGACCAGCCCGTGGCCGACGACCGGTACCTGGCCTGGGCCCACTCCCGGAAGGCCCTGTCGAGCCTACGGCGGTACATGCGGCGCCGCGAGGCCGAGCGGGCCGCGGTCACGGGCCGGCAATGGGTGGTGGAGACGGCGCGCAGCCGGGGCCTGAGCGAGCGCCAGGCCGAGGAGCGGGCGGCCCAGCGCGCCCAGGAGCTCGGCGAGATCCCGGTCCAAGAGCTGTACCGCCGGGTGTGCCTCGGCGAGGAGGAGATCGACACGGTGCTCGGGCCCGCGCCGGGCGGAGGCCGCCTCTCCCTGTTCCGCCGGAAGCGCTCGGCCCCCACCCGCCGGGTGCGGCGGTACGTGTTCGACGACCCCCACATCCGGTTCTGCCCGGTGTGCGCCCCGGTGGAGGGCGACGAGATCGTGGGGGTGCCCGAGGAGGGGCGGCTCCGGGTCCACCGCACGGTATGCGACCGCCTGCCCAAGGGCGGGGGCGTGCCCCTGGCCTGGGACCGGGGCAGCCGGGGCGACCTGCGGGACCCCGGCATCGTGGAGCTGGAGGTGACGCTGGAGGACGGACCCGGGGTGCTCTACGGCGTGCTCTCGGCGTTCCGGGACCTGGGGCTCGACATCCAGCGGATCCGTCTGCCCCGGGGCAACGAGCTCCTGACCGCCCGGATCCAACCCGGCAGCGACCGCACCCTGAACCGCCTCATCCGGGCCCTCCGGCGCAAGCCGGCCGTCAAGGACATCCGGGTGTTCCCGGTGCTGGACCCGGCGGGGGACACCCCGCCGGGTCAGGGCGGGCCGGGGTGA
- a CDS encoding chemotaxis protein CheA, translated as MNGGMERYRKLFLEESLRHLEAAEEVLGRDDPGPQDLEAVFREIHSLKGMAGSMGFAAMAELAHRLEDLLDAWRVRGTAPSPEERELALRACDRLAEMRDDIAAGGAGDVAWDDLAGHLGRAAAPEGGQGADGLRVRIRLAPDCGSPAARAYLILLRFREADPAVVSDPPEAEILQGGPLEALDLVVHGLDRADVEALYETLTEVAGLEFPDPAGEEEPPPPPEPGPVEPAPAPAGGAAAPRTEAPPPDPSGGEGPRVRLPETVQVPVGILDSFVDLLGELTIARSHIENSARRLGSEVLLEEVDRLGRIVRGFHSKVMELRMLPFGLVVGGLRRLVRDQAGRLGKSVTLEVRGEEIGLDKSILSRISDPLVHLVRNALDHGIEPPEVRERVGKPVQARLRIEAERVRNRVEVRVCDDGKGIDVEAVRRRAVELGLVSDADSRSLSPAEIFGFLFRPGFSTREEVSELSGRGVGLDVVKAQVDAMGGTVELTSSPGEGTQVRMSLPLSVAIVPVLLVEVGGRVLALPTASIHRTVEASPRDVRRTPDGHVLLTEKGQVPIAALGKIVGFPCRTRFERMPLVLTASQAGTVALAVDAFLGEQDLFIKPLKGPLRALRGVGGYSVLGDGRLVFLLDPPSLLPA; from the coding sequence GTGAACGGCGGCATGGAGCGGTACCGGAAGCTGTTCCTGGAGGAGAGCCTGCGTCACCTGGAGGCGGCCGAGGAGGTGCTGGGCCGGGACGACCCCGGCCCCCAGGACCTGGAGGCGGTGTTTCGGGAGATCCACAGCCTCAAGGGCATGGCCGGGTCCATGGGGTTCGCGGCCATGGCCGAGCTGGCCCACCGGCTGGAGGACCTGCTGGACGCCTGGCGGGTTCGGGGCACGGCCCCCAGCCCGGAGGAGCGGGAGTTGGCCCTGCGGGCCTGCGACCGGCTCGCCGAGATGCGCGACGACATCGCCGCCGGCGGGGCGGGCGACGTGGCGTGGGATGACCTGGCCGGGCACTTGGGCCGGGCGGCCGCACCGGAGGGGGGGCAGGGGGCCGACGGCCTGAGGGTGCGGATCCGCCTGGCTCCGGACTGCGGGTCGCCGGCCGCCCGGGCGTACCTGATCCTGCTGCGGTTCCGGGAGGCGGACCCGGCCGTGGTGAGCGACCCGCCGGAGGCCGAGATCCTTCAGGGCGGCCCCCTGGAGGCCCTGGACCTGGTGGTCCACGGCCTGGACCGGGCCGACGTGGAGGCCCTGTACGAGACCCTGACGGAGGTGGCGGGGCTCGAGTTCCCGGACCCGGCCGGCGAGGAGGAGCCGCCCCCCCCTCCGGAGCCCGGTCCCGTGGAGCCCGCCCCTGCTCCGGCCGGGGGGGCCGCGGCGCCCCGGACCGAGGCCCCGCCCCCCGATCCGTCCGGCGGCGAGGGCCCCCGGGTGCGGCTGCCCGAGACGGTGCAGGTGCCGGTGGGGATCCTGGACTCGTTCGTGGACCTGCTGGGCGAGCTCACGATCGCCCGGAGCCACATCGAGAACTCGGCCCGGCGGCTGGGCTCGGAGGTGCTCCTCGAGGAGGTGGACCGGCTGGGGCGGATCGTCCGAGGGTTCCACAGCAAGGTGATGGAGCTGCGGATGCTCCCGTTCGGGCTGGTGGTGGGGGGGCTGCGGCGCCTGGTGCGGGACCAGGCCGGCCGGCTCGGCAAGTCGGTGACCCTGGAGGTCCGGGGCGAGGAGATCGGGCTGGACAAGTCGATCCTCAGCCGGATCTCCGACCCCCTGGTCCACCTGGTGCGCAACGCCCTGGACCACGGCATCGAGCCCCCCGAGGTGAGGGAGAGGGTGGGCAAGCCCGTCCAGGCCCGGCTGCGGATCGAGGCCGAGAGGGTGCGCAACCGGGTCGAGGTGCGGGTGTGCGACGACGGCAAGGGCATCGACGTGGAGGCGGTGCGGCGCCGGGCCGTGGAGCTGGGCCTGGTGTCCGACGCGGACAGCCGCTCGCTGAGCCCGGCCGAGATCTTCGGATTCCTGTTCCGACCGGGGTTCTCGACCCGCGAGGAGGTGTCGGAGCTGTCGGGCCGGGGGGTGGGGCTCGACGTGGTCAAGGCCCAGGTGGACGCCATGGGCGGCACGGTGGAGCTGACGTCCTCACCCGGGGAGGGCACCCAGGTGAGGATGAGCCTGCCCCTGTCCGTGGCGATCGTGCCGGTGCTGCTGGTCGAGGTGGGCGGACGGGTGCTGGCCCTGCCCACGGCCTCGATCCACCGCACGGTGGAGGCATCGCCCCGGGACGTGCGCCGCACCCCCGACGGCCACGTGCTCCTCACCGAGAAGGGCCAGGTTCCCATCGCAGCGCTGGGGAAGATCGTGGGGTTCCCGTGTCGCACCCGGTTCGAGCGAATGCCCCTGGTGCTGACCGCGTCCCAGGCCGGCACGGTGGCCCTGGCGGTGGACGCCTTCCTGGGCGAGCAGGATCTGTTCATCAAGCCGCTGAAGGGGCCCCTGCGCGCCCTGCGTGGGGTCGGCGGCTACTCGGTGCTGGGCGACGGCCGGCTGGTGTTCCTGCTCGACCCCCCCAGCCTGCTCCCCGCGTGA